DNA sequence from the candidate division WOR-3 bacterium genome:
AAGTACAATAAAGTCATTTTTACCTTGATGATACTCTGAAAATAAATGTGCGTGGGCAAGATTCTAAAAAAGCATTACTTTTAATTTTCTTCGTCTATTTCTTCATGCCTTTGCGATAGGTTTTTTAGAAACTTTGGTTATTGCTTCTTGACATCAGGCAATTTTCTGTTTACACTAATTTAAGTCGGGGCGTGGCGCAGTTGGTTTAGCGCACCAGCTTGGGGTGCTGGGGGTCGCTGGTTCAAATCCAGTCGCCCCGACTTCGTTTCTATACCATCTTGTTAATCCGGAGGTTTAAGGACAATTTCTTTAGTCTTTTATCAATTGTAATCTTTGTTTTGCTTAGTAAAAAAACTCGTTTAAGAAATAAACAATTCTCAAAGAAATTTAATCTATAAAAAAACAAGCCCAGCGATATTATGCTGGGCTTGGGTTGGCTAAGTTTTAGATGTTAAGGTGTGCGCGGTGTAAGAATAAAGTTAATGTCTGGTGTGTTCTGACCGCTAACAACATTTACTGGTGATGGATACATCTTAGGATAATAATTTTGTGCCCGTGCCATCACATGATAATCTCTGGGAGGAAGATTCGTAATCGTGTAAGAGCCATCTTCTGCGGTCGTAACTCGACGGACAAAACGACGATGACGAGCAATCACTGTTGCTCCGGCAATTGGTAAGCCGGTTACTGAATCGGTTACTACTCCTGAAATCGAACCTGGGTCTTGTGGTGGTGGCGGAGGGCTCATCGCAACTAATGCGAAATTAATGTCGGCTGTCGTCTGTCCGGCAACAACTGTAACTGCAGTTGGATAGCGTTGGGGTCGATAACCAAGTGCTTTAGCCGTAACTTGATAATCACCAGCCGATAGGTTATTAATAGTATAGAACCCATTGGCATCAGTAAATGCTCGGCCTCCGCAACTTCCAGGTCGACAAGCATTAACTTGGGCATTAGCAATCGGTAATCCTGTTGCCGAATCCGTGACAACTCCTGAAATTGCTCCAGGATTTTGTGGCGGAGGTGGCGGCGGTGGTGTTATTGGTGCTAATGCAAAATTAATATCCGGTGTGTTCTGCCCGGCAACAACTTGAACTGGAGTCGGATACATTTTCGGACGATATTGCATTGCCGCAGCATTAACCTGATAAGAACCTGCGGGCAAATTATTGATGGTATATGCGCCTGAGGAATCTGTATATGCCATTCGACAACAATTCACTGGTCCGTGTGCCATAACCTTTGCGCGGAATATAGGTAAACCGGTTACAGAATCAGTCACAATACCGGATATCGAACCTACATTCTGTTGAGCAAAAGCAGTAGTCACCAACGCAATGCCAAAAAGTAGCGTGAGGAACTTTTTCATAATTCACCTCCTATTTCTTTTCTTAATTTTATAAACTCTGTTAGGACCGACTTCTAAATTTTTCTGCCAGTTGGACCCTTTGTCTAACAAAGTTCGGTGTCTAACAGAGTTTTTCATAAATTTTAGAGAATTATTCTCTTTCATCATCTATATAGACTACAAAAATCGTGCCAAAGTTTATTCAATTAGATAAAATTCACTAAATCTATGAAAATGAGCATAAAAATGTTTTGCCACAGCCATCGCAAATCTTTTACTAAATCTATAAATAATTACCATATCTTATAAATAATTACTATTTTATTAATTTTGTCAATTTTCTTATTTATAAATTTTGGCAATTTTTCTTAATTTTCTTTTATTAATTTTGGCAATTTTTCTTAATTTTCTAACACAAAGCATAGTTTGTAAGTGCAAATTTTTGCACGAGCCTGAAAATTGTTGCAACTTATTTCTCTGAAAAAGGCTATATCAGAATTCATATCTTAAGATTTTTCAATATAGCGATACATCAATGTAATTCAAAAGCCAGAT
Encoded proteins:
- a CDS encoding carboxypeptidase-like regulatory domain-containing protein; protein product: MKKFLTLLFGIALVTTAFAQQNVGSISGIVTDSVTGLPIFRAKVMAHGPVNCCRMAYTDSSGAYTINNLPAGSYQVNAAAMQYRPKMYPTPVQVVAGQNTPDINFALAPITPPPPPPPQNPGAISGVVTDSATGLPIANAQVNACRPGSCGGRAFTDANGFYTINNLSAGDYQVTAKALGYRPQRYPTAVTVVAGQTTADINFALVAMSPPPPPQDPGSISGVVTDSVTGLPIAGATVIARHRRFVRRVTTAEDGSYTITNLPPRDYHVMARAQNYYPKMYPSPVNVVSGQNTPDINFILTPRTP